One Loxodonta africana isolate mLoxAfr1 chromosome 4, mLoxAfr1.hap2, whole genome shotgun sequence genomic region harbors:
- the LOC135231256 gene encoding uncharacterized protein LOC135231256 gives MFRHTTLSDHIQVLEETCKYLVGTGKKQLIGELLTQNFIFLKSSQPFLRASAVTVIGLITKRLNMSNLHKDDVATLRNALLSVRNDPSEPIQSLANIVLKRMSVNTKSKPGLTSTLSRLSTNLLKVSCIKDRTKKKRLFKVSKQEEDNDSNQKKKGWSWVEDNLSLLSTWHQRRVKNTPPEGSLYETPKIERTQEEVLSFQKPAFLDSEIFRSGSRAFPAV, from the exons ATGTTCCGGCATACCACCCTCAGTGACCACATCCAGGTATTAGAAGAAACATGCAAGTACCTG GTGGGCACAGGCAAAAAACAGCTCATAGGGGAGTTACTGACCCAGAACTTCATCTTCCTGAAGAGCTCTCAGCCCTTCCTAAGGGCAAGTGCAGTCACAGTCATAG GATTAATAACTAAGAGGCTAAACATGAGTAACCTGCATAAGGATGATGTGGCAACGTTACGGAACG CTCTTCTAAGTGTGAGGAATGATCCTTCGGAACCTATCCAGTCTTTGGCCAATATTGTCCTGAAAAGAATGAGCGTAAATACTAAGTCCAAGCCTGGCCTGACTTCAACACTGAGCAGACTGAGCACCAACCTCTTAAAAGTCTCCTGCATCAAAGACCGGACAAAAAAGAAGCGACTTTTCAAGGTTAGCAAACAGGAAGAAGATAATGACAGCAATCAGAAAAAGAAAGGCTGGAGTTGGGTCGAAGACAATCTGAGTTTATTGTCCACCTGGCACCAGAGGAGGGTAAAAAATACCCCACCGGAAGGTAGTTTATATGAAACACCAAAGATTGAAAGAACACAGGAAGAAGTTCTGTCGTTCCAAAAACCAGCTTTTCTTGATTCAGAAATATTCAGAAGTGGGTCTAGAGCTTTTCCAGCTGTTTGA